GCACTCCACGCACCCCGCACTCACGCACTCCGTCTCATGGGTTTGATCGATACGCACGCCCACCTCGCCGCCGACCGCGTGCTGCCGGATGTGGACGCCCTGGTGGCGCGCGCCCGCGAGGCGGGGGTCACGACTATCGTTTCCGTCGCGACGGGGGTGGATGACGCGCGCGTCTGCCTGGACTTGGCCCGCCGCTTTCCCGAGGTGTACGCCACCGCGGGAATCCACCCCCACTCCGCGGCGGAGTACAACGAGGGGTCGATCGCGGCCATCCGTGCTCTGCTCGATGAGCCGCGCGTGGTTGCCGTGGGAGAGACGGGGATCGACTATCACTATGACTTTGCGCCACGGGACGTGCAGCGCGCCAACTTCGCCGCGCACCTGGCGCTGGGGCGCGAGACGGGAAAGCCGGTGATCGTGCACGCGCGCGAGGCGGATGATGACGTGCGCGAGCTGCTGCGCGAGGCGGGGCAGGGGACGGCGGGGGTGCTGCACTCGTTCAGCAGCGGGCGGGCGCTGCTGGAAGAGGCGCTGGCGATGGGGTGGTACGCGTCGTTCTCGGGGATGGTGACGTTCAAGAACTTCGACGGCGAGGACCTGCTGCGGATGGTGCCCGCCGACCGCATCATGGTGGAGACGGACACGCCGTACCTGGCGCCGGTGCCCAAGCGCGGCAAGCAGAACGAGCCGTCGTTCGTGCCGCACACGGCCGCGCGCTGCGCCGCCCTCCGCGGCGAGGACCCGGAGGAGTTCGCCGCCCGCACGACGGCGAACGCGCGCCGCTTCTACGGGATCGAATAGGCGAGGTTCAGGACGGACCCCACCCGGGCCGGCACCACCGGCCCACCCTCCAGGTACAGACGGGGAGGGTGGGGAGCGGCGGATGGTTCCATGTGGATCGTCGGTACGAGGCGTGGGCGAGTTGCGATGAGCGGATAAATCCGCCGCTCGAACAGCGCCAAGCCCCGACTCGCGGCCGCTGTCGCGTCCACGCTCGGGGCTTCAACTGCATTCTGGGATGAACCTCACGGCGGCGCCTCAGTCCGCAAAGGCGGACTTCGTGTCGTTCGAGGTGCGGTTTCAACCGCCGGACGATTGTCTGCCTTCCCCTCGGAACTCTGCCCTCACGATTCTGGTGTGTGCTCCCTTTCCCACATGGGTTCGTGGGAGAGGGTCGTCGCGCGCAGCGCGCGGGTGAGGGCCACTGCGCCTGATCGGATCCTCTCCCGCCATCTGCCGCTCCCATCCTCTCCGTCCATCTGTCAACGGTTGACCCCGCATCAGCCCGCGACTAGCTTCTCACCCGAAATTCACCCGAAGCCGCGATGCCCGATGCCCCGCAGGATCCACGTTCTTTCCGAGAAGCTGGCCAACCAGATCGCCGCCGGCGAGGTGGTGGAACGGCCCGCTTCCGTGGTCAAGGAACTGGTAGAAAACGCCTTGGACGCGGGCGCCGGGCGCGTGGACGTGGTGATCCGTAACGGCGGCAAGACGGAGATCCGCGTGGCCGATGACGGGCACGGGATGGGGCGCGAGGACGCGCTGCTTTCCATCGACCGGCACGCCACCAGCAAGATCCGCTCGGAAGCGGACCTGGCCGCCATCCGCACCCTGGGCTTCCGCGGCGAGGCGCTGCCGTCCATCGCCTCCGTCAGCCGCATGGTGCTGGAGACGGCCGAGCGGGAGGGCAACGGCACGCGCGTCGTGGTCACGGGCGGGCAGATGGCGGCGGTGGAGGAGTGCGCGCGGCGCGTGGGAACCACGATCAGCGTGCGCAGCCTGTTCTTCAACGTGCCCGCGCGCGCCAAGTTCCTTCGCTCCACCGCGGCGGAAAACCGCGCCGTGAACGAGGTGGTGACGACGCAGGCGCTGGCCACGCCGGGGATCGCGTTCTCGATGGATTCGGGAACGCGTGACGTGCTTTCCCTTCCCGCGGCGGGCAACCTGGGCGAGCGCATCGCCGCGCTGTGGGGCAACGAGGCGGCGGATGAACTGCTCCCCGTGGCGCACCGCATGGGCGGCTCGGCGCTGAGCGGGCTGGTGCAGCGCCCCAACTCGGCGCGGCCGGGCGGGCGGCGCAGCTACTTCTTTGTGAACGGCCGCGCGTTCAGCGACCGCACCCTCGTCCGCGCGGCAGACCGCGCGTACCGCACGACGATTCCGGCCGGCGTGCATCCGCACCTCTTTCTGTTCCTCGAGGTACCGGACGGGGAGGTGGACGTGAACGTCCATCCGGCCAAGGCCGAAGTCCGCTTCCGCGACCGCATCGGGGTGGAGCGGCTGGTGGAGGAGGGCGTGCGCGCGGCGCTGGCGGGAATCGAGAGCACGCCCAGCATCGGGATGCGCGCCATGGAGCCCGCCGTGTATCCCACGACGACGGGCTATGGCAACATGACGCTGCGCGAGCCGGTGCAGCCGTGGGGCGCCACGCCCCCGGCCTCGTCTGACGGGCCGGCGGAACCGCGCGCGGAGCCCGTGGCCGAGCCCCAGATGACGCTGTTCGTCACCGGTGGGCAGGATGCATCGGCGGCGGCGGGAAAGGGCAGGGGCGGACCGCTTCCCGCGGACCTGTTCGATGGCGCCACGCCGGTGATGTGGCAGATCCACAACACCTACATCCTGGCGGAAACGCGCAGCGGTCTGGTGATGGTGGACCAGCATTCCGCGCATGAGCGGGTGCTGTACGAGCAGATCGTGGGCAACTTCGACCACGGCGGAGCGGAGAGCCAGCGGCTGCTTTTTCCCATTACGCTGCGGCTGAGCCCGGCGGAGTACGCACTGGTGGAGCAGATCAAGGGCGTGCTGGAGCGCGCGGGGTTCGAGGTGGAGGGCTTCGGCGGCCGGTCGATCATCGTGCACGCGGTGCCGAATCCGCACCCGTACTTTGATCCGGAGCGCTGCCTGCGCGAGATGATCGGGGAGCTGACGGACGGGTCGCCGCTGGTGGACAGCGCGCGGACACAGCATCAGCGCATCGCGCTCTCGATGGCGTGCAAGGGCGCCATCAAGGCGGGGCAGCGGCTGACACAGGTGGAGATGTCGGAGCTGTTCGACAAGTTGTTCGCCACGGAACTGCCGTTTCACGACATCCACGGCAGGCCGACGGTGATTCAGTTGTCGCTGGCGGAACTGCACAAGCGGTTCGGGCGTTCCGGATGACGGGAATCGCCGTATTCCCGGGCTCCGCAGATGGGGTGATGGTCTCTCGTGCCCCGGACGGTTGGCTCGGAGGAGAGCAGATCCTTCGTCGGCGCCAGGATTCGGCTCAGCCGAAGCTTCGGTCGGCGCCTCCTCAGGATGACATGGGAGTGGCGTGTGGGCTGGTTCGGCATCCGCTTCGGTCGGCGCCTTCTCAGGATGACATGGGTGTGGCGTGTGGGCTGGTTCGGCATCCGCTTCGGTCGGCGCCTTCTCAGGACGACATGGGGTGGGGGCGGGATTTGGTTGGGCCGATGAGCTCCGCCGCGCCTGCTCAGGATGATGCTGCGTTGCGCATGCGGATGCGCTTCGCGCACCCCGCAAGGCCGCGTTGCGGCATGTGCTCCGGACGCGTGGGTGAGCGCCCCAGCCTCGCCTCCGCGCAAAACCATGTCATCCTGAGGGAGCGCGCGCCGGACTTGCACCGGCGCGGAAACAGGGCGCGACCGAAGGATCTACTCTCCCCGGTTCCAACGCCGCTGAACGCACCCATGTCCGCCGCCGCAGTCCGCGAAGGCGGACTTCGTGCTTCTCCAGCGGCGAATTCATTCGCTCCTGGGCGGCACTCCGGCGCCGTTTGTCATCAACCGTCCCACGCTCATAATCCCCCTCGCTCCCCCGCTCCTGGACTGCCGTCGGGCGCATCTCATCATCATCCGACACCGGCGTGCCGGTGACGTACGCGGCGCTCGCCCTCGTCGGCCCGACCGCATCTGGCAAGACCGCGCTATCGATCGAGATCGCGCGGCGGCTGGACGGCGAAATCATTTCCATGGACTCGCGCTCGGTGTTCCGCGGGATGGACATCGGCACGGCGAAGCCCACGGCGGAGGAGCGGGGCGATATCCCCCATTGGGGCATCGACATCGCCGATCCCGCGGAGCGCTTCAACGCCGCGCGCTGGGCGGAGTACGCGCGGGCGAAAATCTCCGAAATCCGGCAGAGAAACCGGGTGCCCCTGCTGGTGGGCGGCACCGGGTTCTTTCTTCGCGCCCTTACGCATCCCATCTTTCAGGCGCCGGAGCTGCCGCCGGAACCGCGCGCTCGCATCACCGCGCTGATGGAGCGCATGGATGACGCGACGCTGCACCGGTGGCTGGAAGTGCACGATCCCGAATCCGCGGAACGCTTCCGGCACTGGGGCGGCCGCCAGCGGCTGATGCGCGCGCTGGAGGTGCCGCTGCTCACCGGCCGCCCGATCAGCTGGTGGCACCGCAATTCCGGCCCGCTGGAGGAGCCCGTCCCCGTGCTCCCGTTTGTGCTGGACGTGCCGCGCGACCTGCTGCACGAGCGCATCGACCGGCGCATCGGGGAGATGGTGGACGGCGGGCTGCTGGATGAAGTGCGCACGCTCATCGACCGCTACGGCGAAGCCGCGCCTGGGCTGAACGCGCACGGCTACGCGGAGCTGATGCCCCATTTCCGCGGCGAGCGCACCCTGCCCGACGCACTGGCCGAGGTGGCGAAGAACACCAAATCGTACACCAAGCGCCAGCGCACGTGGTTTCGCACGCAGCTCCCTCCGGGCGCGGTCTGGCTGGATGCCACGCGGCCGCGCGCGGAGCTTGCGAATGAGATCGAGCAGCACTGGCGGGCGGGCATGGCGAACGACGAACCCGGCGCTCCGAACGACGACTGAGGTGGCGCCGGCGCGGTTTCGCACTGACGCACTCACGCACCCCGCACTCACGCACTTCTGTGAAGATCGGCATCACCTGTTATCCCACGTACGGCGGCTCTGGTGCGGTCGCGACGGAACTGGGCATTGAACTGGCGCAGCGCGGGCACGAGATCCACTTCATCTCGTACGCCCAGCCGTTCCGCCTGCCGCACTTCATGGAGCGCATCTACTTTCACGAGGTAGAAACCGCGCGCTACCCGCTGTTCGAGCACCACAACTACTCGCTCGCGCTTTCCGCGGCCATGCACGAGACCACCCTGCGCCACGGGCTGGATCTGCTGCACGTGCACTACGCGATTCCGCACGCCACGTCGGCGTGGATCGCCAAGGAAATGCTGGGCGCCAGCCATCCGCTCAAGATCGTCACCACGCTGCACGGCACCGACATCACGCTCGTGGGTCAGGAGCGCAGCTGGTTTGACATCACCAAGTTCAGCATGGGCAAGTCGGACGGCATCACCGCCGTTTCCGACTATCTGAAGCGGGAAACGGTAGACCACTTCGCCATCCCCGCGGACGACATCGAGGTCATCTACAACTTCATCGACCCGCGCCTGTACGACCGCGCGCGGCACCCCTGCCACAAGGACGCGCTGGTGCGGCCGGGGGAAATGCTCGTCCTGCACGTCAGCAACTTCCGCCCGGTCAAGCGGATCCGCGACGTGGTGCGCATCTTTGAGCGGCTGAACCGGTCCGTTCCCTCGCGCCTGGTGTTCGTGGGCGACGGGCCGGACCGGCCGCTGGCCACGGCCGAGGCGGAGGCGCTGGGGATCAGCGACCGCGTCATCTTTCTGGGCAAGCAGGACTCGGTGGCGGAACTGATGGCGTGCGCGGACCTGCTTCTGCTCCCGTCGGAATCGGAGTCGTTCGGCCTGGTCGCGCTGGAGGCGATGGCGAGCGGCACGCCCGTGGTCGCCACGCGCGCAGGCGGCATTCCCGAGGTCGTCGAAGAGGGCGTGACCGGCCACCTGGGCGACATCGGCGACGTGGAGACGATGGCCTCCGCCGCGGTCGACATCCTTTCCGATCCCGCGCGCTGGTCGCGGATGAGCGAGGACGCCAAGCGGATCGCGGTGGACCGGTTCGCCGCAGACACCATCGTGCCGCAATACGAGAGATACTATCAGCGGATCATCGACGGGCCGGCCGCCGCGGTCGCGCCCGAGATGGCCGCGGGGAGAGACGACTGATGGCGCTGTCCGCCGAAGCAAGCGCGCTGATTGACGCGGCGCTGACGGAAGACGTGGGGGATGGCGATTTCACCACGCTGTGGACCGTTCCCGAGGAGCGCCGGGCCGAGGCGCGCATCGTGGCCAAGGCGGCGGGGACCATCGCCGGCTCCGAGGTGGCCGTCGAGGCCTTCCGCCGCGTGGATCCGTCGCTGGAAATCGACGTTTCCGCGCCGGACGGCACCGCGCTCCTTTCCGGCGACCTGGCGATGGTGATCCGCGGCTCCGCGCGGTCCATCCTGACGGCGGAGCGGACGGCGCTCAACTTTCTGCAGCGCCTGTCCGGCGTCGCTACCGTCACGCACCGCTACGTCGCCGCGGTGGAGGGCACGGGCGCGCGCGTCATCGACACGCGAAAGACGACACCGGGGATGCGCCTGCTGGAAAAGGCGGCGGTGGTCGCGGGGGGCGGCGCCAACCACCGCGTGGGCCTGCACGACATGGTGATGATCAAGGACAACCACATCGCCGCCGCCGGGGGAATCACGGCGGCGGTGGATGCGGTGCGCGCCCGCAATGACCGCGGGCTACGGGTGGAGGTGGAAACGACGACGCTGGAGGAGGTGCGCGAGGCGCTGCGCACCGGCGCGGACCGCATCATGTTCGACAACATGAGCCCGGTGCTGATGCGGCAGGCCGTGGAGATCGTCCACGCGCACGACCCGCGGCCGGAAACGGAAGCGTCTGGCGGGATCACGCTGGAAACGATCCGCTCGTACGCGGAAACTGGGGTGGACTTCATCTCCATCGGTGCGCTGACGCACTCGGCGCCCGCGCTGGACCTGTCCCTGCAGCTTCGCGCGGCGGAGTGACGGGGGCGACGGGACGCTGGGAGGGGCGCACCGGCGCCGAACTCGCGGCCGCGTGGACGCTTCCGCAGGTGCACGCGCGGCAGGTGGTCGGCAGCACCAACGACATGGCGCGCACGCTGGCGGATTCCGGTGCGCCGCACGGGACGGTGGTCGTCGCCGAGGAGCAGACGGCGGGGCGCGGCCGTGGCGGCAAACAGTGGGAGTCGCCGCCGGGGCTGGGGATCTGGATGTCGGTGGTGGCGCGCCCGGCGGAGCTTCCCGCGCCGGGGCTGCTGCCCATTCTGGTGGGGCTGGCCGCGGCGGAGGCGCTGGATGCGTTCGC
This genomic interval from Longimicrobium terrae contains the following:
- the nadC gene encoding carboxylating nicotinate-nucleotide diphosphorylase, whose translation is MALSAEASALIDAALTEDVGDGDFTTLWTVPEERRAEARIVAKAAGTIAGSEVAVEAFRRVDPSLEIDVSAPDGTALLSGDLAMVIRGSARSILTAERTALNFLQRLSGVATVTHRYVAAVEGTGARVIDTRKTTPGMRLLEKAAVVAGGGANHRVGLHDMVMIKDNHIAAAGGITAAVDAVRARNDRGLRVEVETTTLEEVREALRTGADRIMFDNMSPVLMRQAVEIVHAHDPRPETEASGGITLETIRSYAETGVDFISIGALTHSAPALDLSLQLRAAE
- the bshA gene encoding N-acetyl-alpha-D-glucosaminyl L-malate synthase BshA, encoding MKIGITCYPTYGGSGAVATELGIELAQRGHEIHFISYAQPFRLPHFMERIYFHEVETARYPLFEHHNYSLALSAAMHETTLRHGLDLLHVHYAIPHATSAWIAKEMLGASHPLKIVTTLHGTDITLVGQERSWFDITKFSMGKSDGITAVSDYLKRETVDHFAIPADDIEVIYNFIDPRLYDRARHPCHKDALVRPGEMLVLHVSNFRPVKRIRDVVRIFERLNRSVPSRLVFVGDGPDRPLATAEAEALGISDRVIFLGKQDSVAELMACADLLLLPSESESFGLVALEAMASGTPVVATRAGGIPEVVEEGVTGHLGDIGDVETMASAAVDILSDPARWSRMSEDAKRIAVDRFAADTIVPQYERYYQRIIDGPAAAVAPEMAAGRDD
- the mutL gene encoding DNA mismatch repair endonuclease MutL, translated to MPRRIHVLSEKLANQIAAGEVVERPASVVKELVENALDAGAGRVDVVIRNGGKTEIRVADDGHGMGREDALLSIDRHATSKIRSEADLAAIRTLGFRGEALPSIASVSRMVLETAEREGNGTRVVVTGGQMAAVEECARRVGTTISVRSLFFNVPARAKFLRSTAAENRAVNEVVTTQALATPGIAFSMDSGTRDVLSLPAAGNLGERIAALWGNEAADELLPVAHRMGGSALSGLVQRPNSARPGGRRSYFFVNGRAFSDRTLVRAADRAYRTTIPAGVHPHLFLFLEVPDGEVDVNVHPAKAEVRFRDRIGVERLVEEGVRAALAGIESTPSIGMRAMEPAVYPTTTGYGNMTLREPVQPWGATPPASSDGPAEPRAEPVAEPQMTLFVTGGQDASAAAGKGRGGPLPADLFDGATPVMWQIHNTYILAETRSGLVMVDQHSAHERVLYEQIVGNFDHGGAESQRLLFPITLRLSPAEYALVEQIKGVLERAGFEVEGFGGRSIIVHAVPNPHPYFDPERCLREMIGELTDGSPLVDSARTQHQRIALSMACKGAIKAGQRLTQVEMSELFDKLFATELPFHDIHGRPTVIQLSLAELHKRFGRSG
- a CDS encoding TatD family hydrolase, coding for MGLIDTHAHLAADRVLPDVDALVARAREAGVTTIVSVATGVDDARVCLDLARRFPEVYATAGIHPHSAAEYNEGSIAAIRALLDEPRVVAVGETGIDYHYDFAPRDVQRANFAAHLALGRETGKPVIVHAREADDDVRELLREAGQGTAGVLHSFSSGRALLEEALAMGWYASFSGMVTFKNFDGEDLLRMVPADRIMVETDTPYLAPVPKRGKQNEPSFVPHTAARCAALRGEDPEEFAARTTANARRFYGIE
- the miaA gene encoding tRNA (adenosine(37)-N6)-dimethylallyltransferase MiaA; this encodes MPVTYAALALVGPTASGKTALSIEIARRLDGEIISMDSRSVFRGMDIGTAKPTAEERGDIPHWGIDIADPAERFNAARWAEYARAKISEIRQRNRVPLLVGGTGFFLRALTHPIFQAPELPPEPRARITALMERMDDATLHRWLEVHDPESAERFRHWGGRQRLMRALEVPLLTGRPISWWHRNSGPLEEPVPVLPFVLDVPRDLLHERIDRRIGEMVDGGLLDEVRTLIDRYGEAAPGLNAHGYAELMPHFRGERTLPDALAEVAKNTKSYTKRQRTWFRTQLPPGAVWLDATRPRAELANEIEQHWRAGMANDEPGAPNDD